One genomic window of Chlamydiales bacterium STE3 includes the following:
- a CDS encoding hypothetical protein (Product derived from UniProtKB/Trembl:Q6MA63), producing MPIKFEPNYTISSRIMNCLIRIEAAKQKILHLPLTPIVLSSLRETARLYTTHYSTMIEGNRLDPDQVEEVLKYHGHFPGRERDEHEVKGYYAALAQVEKWAAQGVSITEKMIQTLHALVMANGKENAKPTAYRDGQNVIRDGRTKAIVYMPPEAKDVKSLMTGMVDWINKNRELPCPIIASITHYQFATIHPYYDGNGRTARLLTTLILHLGGYDLKGLYSLEEYYARNLGNYYEAISIGESHNYYMGRAEADITKWVEYFIEGMAVSCENVLKRMDEAKTQGSPDQSALIRKLDPKQRKALELFQEFETITSRQIGELFGFKPRTSAALCASWVENGFLNIVDSSNKGRKYRLGAEYQRIVNLNR from the coding sequence ATGCCGATAAAGTTTGAACCAAACTATACCATTTCATCAAGGATCATGAACTGCCTGATTCGCATCGAAGCAGCAAAGCAAAAAATACTACATTTACCTTTAACGCCAATAGTTCTTAGTTCTTTAAGAGAAACAGCACGTCTTTATACCACTCACTATTCCACAATGATTGAAGGAAATAGGCTGGATCCAGATCAAGTAGAGGAAGTTTTAAAGTATCATGGTCATTTTCCTGGGCGTGAACGCGATGAACATGAAGTAAAAGGCTACTATGCTGCATTAGCTCAAGTAGAAAAATGGGCTGCACAAGGTGTAAGCATTACAGAAAAAATGATCCAGACACTTCATGCACTTGTGATGGCCAATGGCAAAGAAAATGCCAAACCAACCGCATATAGAGATGGTCAAAATGTTATTCGAGATGGTAGAACAAAAGCAATTGTCTATATGCCTCCCGAGGCTAAAGATGTAAAAAGTTTGATGACAGGTATGGTAGATTGGATTAATAAAAATAGGGAGTTACCTTGTCCTATCATTGCAAGCATTACCCACTATCAGTTTGCAACCATACACCCTTATTATGATGGGAACGGTAGAACAGCTAGGTTACTTACCACCTTAATTCTACATTTGGGAGGATATGATCTAAAAGGTCTTTATTCTTTGGAAGAATACTATGCTCGGAATCTAGGTAATTATTACGAAGCAATTAGCATTGGAGAATCTCATAATTACTATATGGGACGTGCTGAAGCAGATATTACAAAATGGGTGGAATATTTTATAGAAGGAATGGCTGTTTCATGTGAAAATGTTTTAAAACGCATGGATGAAGCCAAGACTCAAGGTTCTCCCGATCAAAGCGCTCTAATTAGGAAACTTGATCCCAAACAACGCAAGGCGCTGGAGTTGTTCCAAGAATTTGAAACAATTACTAGCCGCCAAATCGGTGAACTATTTGGATTTAAACCACGTACAAGCGCGGCCCTTTGTGCAAGTTGGGTTGAAAATGGCTTTCTAAATATTGTTGATTCATCAAATAAAGGACGAAAATATAGATTAGGTGCCGAATATCAAAGAATAGTCAATCTGAATAGGTAG